Proteins from a single region of Bacteroidota bacterium:
- a CDS encoding FAD binding domain-containing protein, producing MIKFILNEKEVHYSGHPGVVVLDYVRYLKNLTGTKIGCREGDCGACTVLVGEIVEGRMRYRSMTSCLMPLANAHGKHIVTIEGVNMENLNPVQQAMSDEGATQCGFCTPGFVMSLAGFCLREDVKDYESEALAAIDGNICRCTGYKSIQRAVAKIAGICSQRKNEEAIVFVSDKKILPEYFATIKEKLALVQLSCTRHSRIADPEYFVSGGTDLYVQKHEDLPHSQLSFLLKNEELSGITEENGVCTIGAASTVTDLIESPVIRKAFPDFEKYYKLVSSTPIRNMATIAGNLVNASPIGDFTAFFLALDASIELCTATTSRTIKLSEFYLGYKKLDKNPNEYVKAISFKLPSPNCKFNFEKVCKRTNLDIASVNSAILAEVENGTIIKASISAGGVGPTPLYLKKSSMFLAGKKISPELISKLLSIVQSEISPISDARGTIEYKRRLLNQLIKGHFAIWYPELVNSEFITM from the coding sequence GACATCCCGGAGTTGTAGTTCTTGATTATGTCCGGTATCTGAAAAATTTAACCGGAACAAAGATCGGTTGTCGTGAAGGAGATTGTGGAGCATGCACTGTTTTAGTTGGTGAGATCGTTGAAGGGAGAATGCGCTACAGATCGATGACTTCCTGTTTAATGCCTTTGGCAAATGCGCATGGAAAACATATCGTAACAATAGAAGGGGTGAATATGGAAAACCTCAATCCCGTGCAACAGGCTATGAGCGATGAAGGCGCAACACAGTGCGGATTCTGTACACCCGGATTTGTAATGTCCCTTGCCGGATTTTGTCTTCGTGAAGATGTAAAGGATTATGAGTCGGAAGCATTGGCTGCCATCGATGGCAATATTTGTCGTTGTACCGGTTATAAATCAATTCAAAGGGCAGTAGCGAAAATTGCCGGCATCTGTTCGCAGAGAAAGAATGAAGAAGCAATTGTTTTTGTTTCAGACAAGAAAATTCTTCCTGAGTATTTTGCAACGATAAAAGAAAAACTTGCTCTCGTTCAATTATCATGTACAAGACATAGCAGAATTGCAGATCCCGAATATTTTGTGAGTGGGGGGACAGATCTTTATGTTCAGAAACATGAAGATCTTCCACATTCTCAACTTTCATTCCTCTTGAAAAATGAAGAACTTTCAGGAATCACTGAAGAGAATGGAGTTTGTACAATAGGTGCTGCCTCTACAGTAACTGATCTTATAGAATCACCTGTAATCAGAAAAGCATTTCCTGATTTTGAAAAATATTACAAGCTTGTTTCATCTACACCGATCAGGAATATGGCAACTATTGCAGGTAATTTGGTAAATGCTTCACCAATTGGAGACTTTACTGCCTTCTTTCTTGCATTGGATGCGTCAATAGAATTATGTACTGCAACAACTTCCAGGACGATAAAGCTAAGCGAGTTTTATCTGGGCTATAAAAAGCTGGATAAAAATCCGAATGAATATGTGAAGGCAATTAGTTTTAAACTTCCTTCACCCAATTGCAAATTTAATTTCGAAAAAGTTTGTAAAAGAACGAATCTGGATATTGCCAGTGTTAACAGTGCAATACTTGCAGAAGTTGAAAATGGTACAATTATAAAGGCAAGTATTTCTGCAGGCGGTGTCGGACCAACTCCGCTATATCTGAAGAAATCTTCGATGTTTCTTGCCGGAAAAAAAATATCTCCTGAATTGATATCAAAATTACTTTCAATAGTACAATCGGAAATTTCTCCTATCAGCGACGCACGCGGAACAATTGAATATAAAAGAAGATTGCTGAATCAACTTATCAAAGGTCATTTCGCAATCTGGTATCCTGAATTAGTAAATTCTGAATTTATAACGATGTAA
- a CDS encoding molybdopterin-dependent oxidoreductase codes for MKNIDSKNHLRGESIYLDDIPILAGTLFGVAFDSPVAHGEIKNLDLTAAIQSEGVVRIFTAKDIPGENQIGGIIPDEPLIADHEVHFCGMPVAFVVAESDELARMAIRKIKVEISPLPVITDPREAQKKGHLIVQPRTFKIGEPENAFKDCVHVFEGKADSNGQEHLYIETQGAYTLPMENGAIKIYSSTQGPTAVQRACSKVLGLPMHMLEVDVTRLGGGFGGKEDQANTWAALCALATYHLKRPVKYSLHRMEDMRMTGKRHPYSSDYKIGLDKDLKILAYEATFYQNAGAAADLSPAVMERTLFHCTNSYFIPNVKATAYSCRTNLPPNTAFRGFGGPQGMFVIESAIAHAADELGINASEIQKQNLIRNGDEFPYGQIAVSEANECWEKAEKIFDLQKMRNEVAQFNFKNQLYKKGIALMPVAFGISFTKTLMNQARALVHVYTDGSVNVSTGAVEMGQGVNTKILQIAAQIFSIDPAMIRVNSTNTFRIANTSPSAASATADLNGRATQIACEAILNRLKEVAAMELNTTVDAISVINQYVFVKGEKSSLDWRQLIMAAYLRRVSLSEHGHYATPEISFDAKKEKGHPFAYHVYGSAIITVTIDCLRGTYEFDSVNVVHDFGASMNVIIDRGQVEGGIVQGIGWMTMEEVIYDKDGRLRSNALSTYKVPDVYSVPKEINIDFLQTNVDNLAIFRSKAVGEPPLMYGIGAFFALREAMKAFNPNAKSTFESPMTPERVLMTLHSDELINN; via the coding sequence ATGAAAAATATAGACAGCAAAAATCATTTACGCGGAGAATCGATTTACCTTGATGATATACCCATTTTAGCAGGAACACTTTTCGGAGTAGCATTTGATTCTCCTGTTGCTCATGGTGAAATAAAAAATCTTGACCTGACAGCAGCGATTCAGTCTGAAGGTGTGGTAAGAATTTTTACTGCAAAGGATATCCCCGGCGAAAATCAGATCGGTGGTATTATTCCGGATGAACCATTAATTGCTGACCACGAAGTTCATTTCTGTGGAATGCCTGTTGCTTTTGTTGTTGCAGAATCCGATGAACTCGCACGTATGGCAATCAGGAAAATCAAAGTGGAAATTTCTCCTCTTCCTGTAATTACTGATCCGCGTGAAGCGCAGAAGAAAGGTCACCTTATAGTACAACCTCGAACTTTTAAAATCGGTGAACCGGAAAATGCATTTAAGGATTGCGTACATGTTTTTGAAGGAAAAGCTGATTCGAATGGACAAGAACATTTATACATTGAAACGCAAGGTGCCTATACCTTGCCAATGGAAAATGGTGCAATAAAAATTTATTCATCGACACAAGGTCCAACAGCAGTACAGAGAGCATGTTCGAAAGTACTTGGATTACCTATGCACATGCTTGAAGTGGATGTGACCCGCTTAGGCGGCGGATTCGGGGGAAAAGAAGACCAGGCAAATACATGGGCAGCGCTTTGTGCATTGGCAACATATCATCTGAAACGACCGGTAAAATATTCTCTGCATCGAATGGAAGACATGCGGATGACGGGAAAACGACATCCGTATTCTTCGGATTACAAGATTGGTCTTGATAAAGATCTTAAGATCCTTGCTTATGAAGCGACTTTTTATCAGAATGCTGGTGCAGCTGCAGATCTTTCTCCTGCAGTTATGGAACGCACACTTTTTCATTGTACGAATTCGTACTTTATTCCAAATGTCAAGGCAACTGCTTATAGCTGTCGTACAAATCTTCCGCCGAACACTGCCTTTCGTGGCTTTGGCGGTCCGCAAGGTATGTTTGTTATCGAAAGCGCTATAGCACATGCTGCTGATGAGTTAGGTATTAATGCTTCAGAAATTCAAAAACAAAATCTCATAAGAAATGGAGATGAATTTCCTTATGGACAAATTGCTGTAAGTGAAGCTAACGAGTGTTGGGAAAAAGCGGAAAAGATCTTTGATCTTCAAAAAATGAGAAATGAAGTTGCGCAATTCAATTTCAAAAACCAATTATATAAAAAAGGAATTGCACTGATGCCGGTTGCATTTGGTATAAGTTTCACAAAAACACTGATGAATCAGGCACGTGCATTAGTACACGTATATACTGATGGTAGTGTAAATGTAAGTACCGGTGCAGTTGAAATGGGACAAGGTGTAAATACAAAAATTCTGCAGATAGCAGCTCAGATTTTCTCCATCGATCCTGCAATGATCAGGGTAAATTCAACAAATACATTTCGTATTGCAAATACTTCTCCATCTGCAGCATCTGCTACTGCTGATCTGAATGGCCGTGCAACACAAATTGCATGTGAAGCAATTCTCAACCGGCTGAAAGAAGTCGCTGCAATGGAATTGAATACTACTGTTGATGCAATCTCAGTAATTAACCAATATGTATTTGTAAAAGGTGAAAAGAGTTCTCTTGACTGGAGACAATTGATCATGGCTGCTTATCTGAGAAGAGTAAGTTTATCTGAACACGGTCATTATGCAACTCCTGAAATATCATTTGATGCTAAAAAGGAAAAGGGACATCCATTTGCATATCACGTTTATGGTTCGGCAATAATAACTGTTACGATTGATTGCTTACGCGGAACCTATGAATTCGATTCCGTAAATGTTGTCCATGATTTTGGTGCTTCAATGAATGTGATCATTGACCGTGGACAAGTAGAGGGAGGAATTGTGCAGGGAATTGGCTGGATGACGATGGAAGAAGTTATCTATGACAAAGATGGTCGATTAAGAAGTAATGCTTTGTCTACTTATAAAGTACCGGATGTTTATTCTGTTCCAAAAGAGATCAACATCGATTTCCTTCAGACGAATGTAGATAACCTTGCAATCTTCCGTTCAAAAGCAGTCGGTGAACCACCTCTAATGTATGGAATCGGTGCGTTCTTCGCTTTGCGTGAAGCAATGAAAGCTTTTAATCCAAATGCGAAGTCGACATTTGAATCACCTATGACACCTGAGCGGGTGTTGATGACGCTGCATTCTGATGAATTAATTAATAATTAA